The sequence below is a genomic window from Croceicoccus marinus.
GCCCTTGAAAATCAATATTTTGCATAGCCATCCCTCGTTATTCGAGATGAAATAGCGCATGCACCATATTCTGAAAAATACAAAAGATGATTACGGAAGTTCTCTTATTTAGATAGCGACGCCTGATGACATCGCGTCACCCCGGATCCGAGACGATCGGCCAACGGCCGCTCTTCGTCTCCTTGCCGATCAGTTCGGTTACGATAGCGCTGACGGTGGCGGACAGTTTGGTGGCAGTACGGTTGCTGAGCCGGGCACAATCCAGCCGGCGGATCGGGGCTGGATCGACGATGGGACGCGCCACGACGCGGCCTTCGTTAGCCAGGTTGCGCACGGTGATGTAAGGGCAGATCACCACCGCAAGCCCCGCCTGGATCGCCTTGTGGACCCCGATCACCGAGTTGCATTCGAACATCTTGCTGGCGTTCATCGCCTGCTGCATCCGCAACTGGTTAGAGACGGAGCGCGCGGCATCGCCACGTTGCAGCACCATTTGCGGCAGACTCGTCGCTTCGGCCATCGAGATCGGGACGGGATCGGGCCCGACGAGACTGGGATGACCGACGCAGCACAGCGGCTCGTAGTGGACCATCGACAGTTGGACGCGCTCATCCTGCGCCGCATTGTACACGAAAACGAGGTCGAGATTGCCGCCGACGAGCTGGTCAAACAACTGGTTCGAGAAAGCCTCTTGCAACATCACGTCCGCTTTTGGCATCGCGTCCCGGATCCGCAGGAACAGATCGACCGCGATCGCGTCGACGATGGTGTAGGGCAGGCCGAGACGGAGCGAGCCGGTGATCTCGGAGGACAGTTGCTGCACGTCCTCGCTGGCCGATTCGATGCTTCGCAGGATGCTGCGTGCGTGTTCGTACAGCCTGGCTCCTTCCGGCGTGGGATCCATGCCGCGCGGCTGACGATCGAACAGTTTGACCTTCAGTTCGGACTCCAGGTTGGCTAGATGGTGGCTGATCGCGGATTGCGCCACGAAGCATTGCTGCGCCGCATGGCTCAGGTTCTTGCGCTCGAACACAGCGCAGAAATAGCGAAGCTGCTTGACGTCCATACACGCCCTGATCATTCGTTAAACGAGAATGATAACTTCTAATTAATATAATATCCAGAGCGAATAGGGCGCTTTAACGCCTCTCCCAACAGACTTCAAAAAAAGCCGGAACCGGGAGATTGGAATGCGCGAAGGCATTGATGATGGCGAGCGGATCCAGCGTCCGACGCGCTTTCGCTGGATGGTGCTGGGCCTGATCTTTCTGCTCTACTCGATCGCGGCCGCCGACAGGGCCAACATCGGAATCGTGCTGCCATCGCTCAGCGAGGAATTCGGTCTTTCGAAAACGCAGGCGGGCGCGCTGGCCAGCCTGTTCTTCATCGCATATGCCGCCGGACAAGTGCCTGCAGGATTCCTGATCAAACGCATGGGCGTGCGCAAGGTGCTGCCGATTTCCCTTATCCTGACGTCTGTGTTCACCGCGTGTCACGCGTTCGCAAACTCGGTGTTTGCGCTGAAATCGCTTCGGGTGCTGCTCGGCTTCTCCGAGGCTCCGATCGCGGCGGCATCGGTCACGTCAGTCAACAACTGGTTCCCGAAGAAGGAAAAAGGCACTGCGGCAGGCATATTCTTTGCCTCCACGAAGGCCGGGCCTGCGATTGTGCCCTTCATCGGCGGGATCATCATTGCCGTATCCAGCTGGCACTGGGTTTTTCTGGCGTTCGCCATTCCGGGTATCCTGCTGCCGTTCATCTGGTTGGCGCTGGTGCCCGACCGGCCGGGAGACAGCCGCCATGTGAACGCTGCGGAAGCCGAACTGATCGAATCCGACGATGCTTCATTGCGCGAAAACGGCGGCAGCACTCGCCCCGCGCGATCGTTCCCGGTTCTCGACAAGCTTATCCGCGCCCGCGAGTTCAAGGCAAGGACCGCCTCGAAAGAGGTTTTCAGGACCTGGAGCATCTGGGGCGCATCGTTGGGATACTTTCTGTTCGTGGGGATCATGAACGTGATCCTCGCCTGGTTGCCGACCTACCTCGCCGAGGAACGCGGTCTTTCGATTGTCAGTACCGGTCTTCTGGCTTCAATGCCTTTTGTCGGCGCGGTTATCGGGAATGTGGCCGGGGGCCTGATTTCGGACCGGGTTTTTGACGGCAGGAGAAAGCCCGTGATGATGTTCAGTTGCCTGATGACGACTGTCGTCATGATCTGGCTGATGGAAGCTCCCGAAAACCCTGTCGCCCTGGCGCTGGTCCTGTCGGTCACAGGTTTTCTCATTGCGATCGGATTTTCACAATATGCGATCTATACTGCGGGGCTGACCAGCAAGGCGATGTTCCCTATCGCGACTGGTATCCTGAACACGCTGGGCCAGCTTGGCGGCGCGGCGTTGCCTTTCGTCGCCGGAATGATCCTCGACGCTTCGACCTGGACGACCCTGTTCGCCCTGATGGCTTCGCTAGGTGTTGCCGCGTTCGTGATCCTGGCAACCATTACCGAACCGTTGAGGGCATAGCGTGGATGGTACGCTAAACGATGGAGTGGATGGCTCCCGCTCACCGGCTGAGGCAGACTGCCCCGGCTGAAGAGCGAGGAGGCGAACATGGGTGAGATTGTCACGATTGGGCCGGATATCGCGAAGTCGGTGTTCCAGGTGCATGGCGTAGATGCTGAAGGTCAGGTAGTTGTGACCCGGCAATTGAAGCGCGGACAGATGGTGAAGTTTTTCTAGGGGTTGCCTCCGGTTCTGATCGGGATCGAAGCTTGCGGTACGGCGCCAGTGCATTAATCGGACACAGATTCACGGTAGCACCGACGACATTTGGAAGGGTCAGCTGTCGGTCGGCAGTCGCGAAATTCACGACGTTGGCCCGCATGGCAGAGCGCCGCGTCGGTTTCCATGAGTGAACGTCGGTCGTGCGTTATGCTGATCTGCAGTGTATGTAA
It includes:
- a CDS encoding LysR family transcriptional regulator, translated to MDVKQLRYFCAVFERKNLSHAAQQCFVAQSAISHHLANLESELKVKLFDRQPRGMDPTPEGARLYEHARSILRSIESASEDVQQLSSEITGSLRLGLPYTIVDAIAVDLFLRIRDAMPKADVMLQEAFSNQLFDQLVGGNLDLVFVYNAAQDERVQLSMVHYEPLCCVGHPSLVGPDPVPISMAEATSLPQMVLQRGDAARSVSNQLRMQQAMNASKMFECNSVIGVHKAIQAGLAVVICPYITVRNLANEGRVVARPIVDPAPIRRLDCARLSNRTATKLSATVSAIVTELIGKETKSGRWPIVSDPG
- a CDS encoding MFS transporter, whose translation is MREGIDDGERIQRPTRFRWMVLGLIFLLYSIAAADRANIGIVLPSLSEEFGLSKTQAGALASLFFIAYAAGQVPAGFLIKRMGVRKVLPISLILTSVFTACHAFANSVFALKSLRVLLGFSEAPIAAASVTSVNNWFPKKEKGTAAGIFFASTKAGPAIVPFIGGIIIAVSSWHWVFLAFAIPGILLPFIWLALVPDRPGDSRHVNAAEAELIESDDASLRENGGSTRPARSFPVLDKLIRAREFKARTASKEVFRTWSIWGASLGYFLFVGIMNVILAWLPTYLAEERGLSIVSTGLLASMPFVGAVIGNVAGGLISDRVFDGRRKPVMMFSCLMTTVVMIWLMEAPENPVALALVLSVTGFLIAIGFSQYAIYTAGLTSKAMFPIATGILNTLGQLGGAALPFVAGMILDASTWTTLFALMASLGVAAFVILATITEPLRA